Genomic segment of Campylobacter volucris:
TTATTAAAGCTTTAGGGAAGCTTTAGGGTATAGGGGCAAGCACTTATACCCTTTATGCGATGAACTTATACCCTGCTTGCTTTAAAATTAAGGATAATTAATGCAAGCAACAAAAAAAACAAACAAAAAAAGAATACAAAAAGCCGTAGTAACTCAAAATAATCGCTTTGTATATGCAAAATACGATATGAATACTAATGAACTTAAAATGTTTATGTGGATAGTAGCTCAAATTAATAGTCAAAAAGATACTTTATTTCAAGTGTGTCAAATGCCTTTAAATCAAATATTTGAAGTTTTAAATCATCAAAGTGAAGAAAATTATACTTATGTAAAAAATTTAATTGACAATATGGCGAGAAAAACTTATATCGAAGATTTTAAGTTGCTTGATGAAAAAACTATGAAAGAAATTGAAATTCATAGAGCCATGCCATTATTTCAATTTTTAGAATATAAAAAAGGAGCTTCAAATATTAGTTATAAATTAAATGATAGCCTTATGGAGTATTTATTAGAGCAAAAAAGAGATTTTACGCAATTAAAATTTAGCGATATACAGCAGATGAAGTCAGCTTATAGCATAAGAATTTATAATATGCTACTTTGTGAATTAAAACAAAACAGACAAAATCTTAAAATAAATCTTTCAGTATTGCAAAATCTTTTAGAAGTTCCGAAAAGTCTTTATGAATGGTTTGATTTTAATCGCAGAGTATTAAAACAAGCAGAAAAAGATATAAATAGCAAATCTAATTTAGTTTTATTAGATATTAAAACTTATAAAACAGGGCGTAAAATAACAGACTTAGAGTTTATTTTTGATTATAAAAATAACGATAAGCGTATCGCACAGGAAAAGCTAAAAGAAGAAAATTTATTTAAAAAACTCAAAGAAATATTAAGTTCTTACATAGGCAAATCAATTTATGATGATAGATTTGGCGAAATGATTATAAGTCATTACGAACATAATGAAGAAGATAAAAAGATTTCGATCATCGCTCAAAGAAAAAGCGATGATAAATTTGTGGCTTTTGGTGTCAAAAACTTCAAAGATATTAAAAGTTTAGAAAAGCTAAAAGATAAAGCAGAAGAGTTGTTTTATTTAGATAAACAAAGAGTTTTAAAAGCAAAAGAAGCTCAAAAATATAGAAATCTTTTTAATTGATTATATTTTAAAAAAGGATATATATGAAAAAATTTTTATTTATGTTGATGTTTTTATCAAATTGTGTTTTTGCTAGTGATGAGCTAAATATAGATAGTTTGTTTAAAAAACAAATAGGTTTAAGAAGTATTACTACCATATCTTTACTTAGCACAGGAAATCCACATTCTTATTATATCTATCCAAATATAGGTATTAATGGGGATTTAAATGTGTGGAATGATACTAAACAATTATATTTAAATCAAACTTTTATTTATACACTAGCACCTAAATTAGATATTCTTATTTCTGGTGGTGGAAGTTATGCAAGACAAGAATATAATAATATTATTTCAGGAGCTTTTACAAGTAAAAATACTTTAAATTTTGATTCTTTGTGGGTAGGATTTATTTATACAGGAGATAGTATTGCAGATTTTATACCACAGATTAAATTTCAAACTTCAATTGTGCAAAGAGAAAAAACTGTAATGCAAACTAAAAATTTTTATTTTCAATCTCAAAATTTAGAAGCTAGTTTAAGGGGATATAGCGATCCTGTGGTATATAGTATTTATACCGGTTTTGGATATAACGCTGAAAGAAAATTTAAAATTGCAAGGATAGCTTATGGCAATAGTATATATTTTGGTGGAAATTTATCAATAATTTTAAGTCCAAAAATTACTTTGGATTTAGGAGCAGAACAAAGATTTCAAACAGAACAAAAAATTAATGGAATTAAAAATTCTGAAGTAAGATCTATCCCTACCATTAGTGGCGGATCTACATATAGTATAAATGAAGATACAGCTGTTTCTGTTAGTGCTAGTTTGGGCGGAAGTTCTGCTGCTCCAGATGCAATTTTTGGTATTAGTTTATGGAAAAAATTTTAAAAATATTGCTTATAGTGTTTATACAGCCTTTATTTTTAAAAGCAGAATTTATAGTAAAGTCTTATCAAGAAATCAAGAATGAAAAAGTTATAAGACAAACATATGAAGAATCTTGCGGAGCTTCATCTTTAGCAACTTTAATTAATATGATTGACGATAAGAACTTTATGGAATTAGATCTTTTAAAAATTATGAGTGATCAAGAGCTTTATACCGATATGGTAAGTTTTGCAGATTTAAGTGATGCTGTAAGAAAATTAGGATATGAAAGTAATTCTTATCAAATAAATAGAGACAATTTAAATAAGCTTATTAATATTCCAATGCTTGTAAAAATTGAAAACGACCCACGCTTTCCACATTTTGTGGTAATTATTAATTATAAAGGGGGTTATTTACAAGTATTTGATCCAAGCTATGGAGAGTATATAAGTTCTAAAAGAGAATTTTTTAGCATTTGGGATAGATATAATAAAGGTGGATATGCTTTAATTGTAGCACCAAAAAAAGAATTGAAGAAATTTAAATTAAATATACCAAAACATTTATTTTTTGAAATAGAACCTTTTGGTATAAATTAAAGGATTACACCCTAGTTTGACTCATGAGATTATTTAATCTATCCATTATAGAATTTGTATAAGAATTAATTGTGTTGCTTTGTGGTTTCCAACCATTAGCAAAATATTTTTTCATGTCGAAGTCTAATTGAGAATTTCCCATTGCTTCATTTTTTGAAATTCCATGTTCATAAAGATAAAGATGTATGTTTTGAAAACTTTCTTCAGCATAATACTTAAACAAAGATTGAAAATCGATTTTTTTTGTCATTATATCATCCAAGTGCATACTTGGGCTTCCAAAGCTTTCTTTTGCTCTAACTGCATTATGCATTTGTGCTTTTGGGTTTAAAGTGGTGTTCGGGCTATATAAAATACGCCCTTCTTGAGATTTTAAAAAACTCATAAATAAAGCTTCTTTAGGATAACTCCCATCTTCATTTTTCGGATAAACAGACATATCAGGCTTGAATTCATGCTCACCGCCTTTATTGATGTTGTTTAAGTCTTTCATAGATAGTCCTAGAGTTTCGGGCTTGATACCTGTTATTAACCCCCAAGAATCATCATAAATATTATTTGCCTCATTAAATTGCTCTGATGTTTTATATACATTTGAAATTTTTACATCAGAATAATCTGCCAAGAATTTAATGCGTATATCATTATTTCTTATTGTGTCTGAATGTTGAAAGCCTATGCCATATCCATTATAAAACCCATCAATAGCATAACCTTTTGGCATAGAATTAATATCTGCTTCACTAAAGCTTATTTTATCATTTGGAAAACTTTGATCTAAAGCACTAGAAAAAATATTATAATATTGTCTTATAGTATCAGCCATATCTATGTTTGTATAGTAATTTGAAATGCCTAGATATTCTTTTTCGCCCGCAATAATAGGATTGTTTTCAGCTACTCTATACAACTCATCTAAAGTAGATTTATGTATCTTAAAATCTTCAGGCAATCCCGCTGCTTTGTTAAAATCACTACCCATATAGCCACTAGAATCAACACTATAACCATAAGCCATAGAAGCAGGATTATTAGCTTGTCTATATTTTAAAGCATAAATAGAATTTTTAAAATCACTTGATATATGATAATTAGGAGAATCGCTTTTAATACTATTTTGATTTAATATTGCTTCATTGAGTGCTAATGT
This window contains:
- a CDS encoding replication initiation protein, with the translated sequence MQATKKTNKKRIQKAVVTQNNRFVYAKYDMNTNELKMFMWIVAQINSQKDTLFQVCQMPLNQIFEVLNHQSEENYTYVKNLIDNMARKTYIEDFKLLDEKTMKEIEIHRAMPLFQFLEYKKGASNISYKLNDSLMEYLLEQKRDFTQLKFSDIQQMKSAYSIRIYNMLLCELKQNRQNLKINLSVLQNLLEVPKSLYEWFDFNRRVLKQAEKDINSKSNLVLLDIKTYKTGRKITDLEFIFDYKNNDKRIAQEKLKEENLFKKLKEILSSYIGKSIYDDRFGEMIISHYEHNEEDKKISIIAQRKSDDKFVAFGVKNFKDIKSLEKLKDKAEELFYLDKQRVLKAKEAQKYRNLFN
- a CDS encoding HmcD domain-containing protein, giving the protein MKKFLFMLMFLSNCVFASDELNIDSLFKKQIGLRSITTISLLSTGNPHSYYIYPNIGINGDLNVWNDTKQLYLNQTFIYTLAPKLDILISGGGSYARQEYNNIISGAFTSKNTLNFDSLWVGFIYTGDSIADFIPQIKFQTSIVQREKTVMQTKNFYFQSQNLEASLRGYSDPVVYSIYTGFGYNAERKFKIARIAYGNSIYFGGNLSIILSPKITLDLGAEQRFQTEQKINGIKNSEVRSIPTISGGSTYSINEDTAVSVSASLGGSSAAPDAIFGISLWKKF
- a CDS encoding C39 family peptidase; translation: MEKILKILLIVFIQPLFLKAEFIVKSYQEIKNEKVIRQTYEESCGASSLATLINMIDDKNFMELDLLKIMSDQELYTDMVSFADLSDAVRKLGYESNSYQINRDNLNKLINIPMLVKIENDPRFPHFVVIINYKGGYLQVFDPSYGEYISSKREFFSIWDRYNKGGYALIVAPKKELKKFKLNIPKHLFFEIEPFGIN
- a CDS encoding Cj0814 family flagellar-dependent secreted protein; translation: MSIFSINDNSSYGSIISQTKANKENKTSSKTNFANTFVKQNASKLIEIQSNNTQTLALNEAILNQNSIKSDSPNYHISSDFKNSIYALKYRQANNPASMAYGYSVDSSGYMGSDFNKAAGLPEDFKIHKSTLDELYRVAENNPIIAGEKEYLGISNYYTNIDMADTIRQYYNIFSSALDQSFPNDKISFSEADINSMPKGYAIDGFYNGYGIGFQHSDTIRNNDIRIKFLADYSDVKISNVYKTSEQFNEANNIYDDSWGLITGIKPETLGLSMKDLNNINKGGEHEFKPDMSVYPKNEDGSYPKEALFMSFLKSQEGRILYSPNTTLNPKAQMHNAVRAKESFGSPSMHLDDIMTKKIDFQSLFKYYAEESFQNIHLYLYEHGISKNEAMGNSQLDFDMKKYFANGWKPQSNTINSYTNSIMDRLNNLMSQTRV